AAAAATCGGTTGAACCCGACTTTATAGCTCATGACTGCCCATTGTACCTGAACCTTTATCGATAAGGCACTCTCAGATCAGGGGCGGAAATTGCCTAGCCCATTAAAACATCAACAGTCTTAATGAGAACGACGGATAATGTACTGCGCTAACTGACGCAGCGCAGAGGCTCGTTCGTCGAAGTCTTTGATGGCCTCAATGGCACTGTCGCACAATGACTGTGCATAGGCTTTGGCTTCTTCCAGCCCCATCAGGGAAACATAAGTCGGCTTGTCCAGCGCCAGGTCCGCACCCTGTTGCTTGCCCAGGGTTTTGGTATCAGCGACAACATCCAGAATGTCGTCCTGTACCTGAAAGGCCAGACCAATGGCTTTGGCGTAGTGATCCAGTTGTTCCAGCTGGTCCACGGGCGTAAAACGATGACTTAGTGCCCCCATCTGCACGCTGGCACGAATCAGGGCACCGGTCTTATGGTTGTGCATGTGCTGTAGCTGATCGGCAGTGAGGGGTTTGCCAACCGAGTGCAGGTCTTTCGACTGTCCTCCCGCCATACCCCCATGCCCTGAGGCTTCTGCCAGGCAGCGTACTTGTTTAAGCCGGTATTCGGCTGAGTAATCCCCTTCCGGTAACAGAAGCGGGTTGCACAGGGTTTCAAACGCCAGGGTCTGCAAGGCGTCTCCGGCAAGAATAGCGGTGGCCTCGTCAAAGGCTTTATGACAGGTGGGTTTGCCACGACGCAGGTCATCGTCGTCCATGGCGGGCAGGTCGTCGTGAACCAGTGAATAAGCATGAATCAGTTCAACGGCACAGGCTGCTGCATCGGCACAAGGGTGGTCGCCTCCCACTGCCCGGTTAGCAGCGTAAGCCAGTACCGGGCGAATTCGCTTGCCGCCATTGAAGACTGAGTAAGCCATGGCTTCAACCAGTTGCAGGCTGATATCACTGCTGGCAGGAATGACCTGTCGTAATTTGTCATCGACCCGCTGCTGGCAGCTGGTCATATAATCCTTAAGTGTCATGGCTTGTTAACCTTCCCCTTTAGGGGTTTCGAAAGGACGGGTTTCCAACTGACCGTTATTGTCCAGCAGTTGTTGTACCGTCTGTTCCGCTTCGGTTAAAGCCTGCTGACACTCTCTGGTGAGCCTGACGCCTTTTTCAAAGGCTTTGAGTGACTGTTCCAGTGTCAGGTCTCCGGATTCCATTTGTTGAACCAAAGATTCCAGCTCACTGAGCGATTGTTCGAAGGCAAAGCCCTGGTTTTTTTCTGGCATGCTGAGAGCCTGTTCGTCGTTCTGGCTGTCAACCGGTTACAACAGTTGTAACCGGGTTGGTCGATAACTTTTCCGTGATCTTGCAAAAACGGGAGTTTGCATCAGTTATGGATAAGGTAAATCGAGCAGAAGCATACCACAAATCAAGGCTTGGGCGGATTCTGCTGAAACGGGGTTATGTTTCTGAAGCGCAGCTGGAAAAGGCTACCGAGCTGCAAAAACGGACCGGGCAGAAGCTGGGAGAGGTATTGCTTGAGATGAAGGATATTTCCCTGTTTCAGTTACGCAGGGCGCTCTCCAATCAGACACGGATTCGCTTTTCATCGTCCCTGGCCATTGCCCTGCTGCAACCATTGCAGGTATTGGCCGGGCAGCAGGGTGAGGATGATTCGGATGAAGCGGTGCAGGGGACCGATCAGCTGACACGGCTTATTATGCCGCTGATTAATTCCCTGACCACGGCCGATGGCTTTCAGGCTCTGGAATATGATCCGAATGATGCAAGAGCTGAGATTCGTGCAGATGGCTCCATTAGACTGAGAATACCCTGCTCTCTGGGAGAATTAAGGTTTGAGCATTTACGTATCCGGGCTTCAGCCACTCAGGATTATGAAGAACTGACAATAGCGGATGTGGATCTCAGCAAAGCGAAGTTCTCGGTCAGGGCTGTCAGGAGATAGTCGTTTTTTTAACAGGCAAAAGAAAAGGGTGCGATGGCACCCTTTTCTTTTTCAAACAAAACGAATTAAACGATTCTGTCAGTCAGCGATGAAAGCAGGTTTTACGTCAATTGATTCGGAGTCAGTTGTAGAACCGTTGTTGTGTTCCTGCCAGACATTTTTATCCATGGTTTTATTCAGGAACGGGAACTTGCTGCGGTTGAAGATCGGAGTCATACCGTTGTCCAGCTGTTCGTCGTAGTCTTTCAGCACCTGAATCACGATGTTGGACAGAACGCAGATAGCAACCATATTGATCAGTGCCATGATACCCATGGATACATCCGCGAAGCTCCATACCGTTGGCAGGCTGCCTGTAGAGCCCCAGACCACCATGGCCAGTACTGCAATGCGGTAAGTGATCAATACGCCTTTGCTGTCGTTGATAAAGCGCAGGTTGGATTCGCCATAGTAGTAATTGGCAATGATGGAAGTGAAGGCAAACAGCAGAATAGCCAGTGCCACCAGGTGACCACCCCAGGAGCCCACCTGAGAAGACAGGGCTGCCTGAGTCAGTTCGATACCGGTCAGTCCACTTTCATGCATGCCGGACATAAGGATGATGGCCGCAGTCGCTGTACATACGACCATGGTATCCAGGAATACCCCCAGTATCCCCATCAGCCCCTGGTTAACCGGGTGTGTGGAGTGAGCAGCGGCGGCAGCGTTTGGAGAGCTACCCATACCCGCTTCATTGGAGAACAGTCCACGTTTGACGCCGTTTACTACCGCTGCGCCAATGGCTCCGCCAGCAGCAGACTCAAACCCGAAGGCGCTGCGGAAGATCAGGCTGAATACCGCAGGCAGTTCAGTGATATTCATCAGTACAACGATGATGGCAGTGGTCAGGTAGCCCAGAGCCATCACGGGAACGATCAGCTCGGCCACCTTGGAGACAGAACGGATACCGCCGAAAATAATCAGTGCGCTGCCAACCGCCAGGGCAATTCCGACCACAGCTGGCTCAATACCATAACCGCTGAACGCCGCAGCGATAGAGTTAGCCTGAACACTGTTGAAAGCGAAACCGAAGGCGATGATCAGGGCAACAGAGAAGGTGATACCCAACCAGCGCTGGCCCAGGGCTTTTTCAATGTAATAAGCCGGGCCACCACGGAATGTACCGTCGCCATTGTTGGTTTTGTAAATCTGCGCCAGTACATTTTCTGCCAGACTGGTTGCCATGCCCAGCAGTGCAATAACCCACATCCAGAATATTGCACCGGCACCACCGAGATAGATCGCTACGGCGACACCGGCCATGTTACCTGTACCAATACGGGCAGCGAGGCTGGTACAGAAAGCCTGAAAAGGAGAAATCTGGGATTTGTCAGCCGTAACGCGGCTCCCCATCATGATTTTGATGGCAAGACCAAAGCGACGGAACTGAAAGAAACGAGTGCGAACAGTGAAGAAAATACCGCCACCGACCAGAAGGTAGATCAGCACGCTGCCGTAAAGCAAGTTATTCAGCGAATCGATGATTGGTGCAATAAATTCGTTCATAAGGTTCTCAGAGTTATTGATAACCTCAGAGTTTTATTTCAAATAGTCTTTTAAAACATTAGTGAATAGCCGTGAGCATCTTAGTAGGGATACTTATCGGGTGTTCGCGTAGATTTTTATTAATGAAAGCGGGGTATGCTGCGGGTAATGCGGCTTAAACAGAAAAAATATTTATACGTCAATCGTTGCCTGTATCGGTATATGTGCCTAGGAGTGTAAGTGGTACTGGCGGGGTAAATAAGGTCTGTGTATTAACTGTACAGTGCAATCAGTCGTGCTTCTGAGTAATTTATGGTTAAAAAAACTGCATTTGGCGTCTGAGTCGCAATAAACCATTGAGAATGAAAAAAATACAGATGGAAACCATTTCTGTGACACCTTGTTAACATGTGTCGCAGGAATGGTTTATGTCTCCTATATTCAAGAGCCGCTTCGGTCGCACTGACCGTTACCCTCAACTAAAGGTAGTTACTATCCATTTATGATCGTTACAATGTCAAAAATTAGCTGGATCACTCTTCTGGTCAGCCTGCTGTTATCTTCCATGGCTCTGGGGAGAGTCTGTTCAATATGTGGTGCATCGTATGCAGGAGAGACCTGCGACAATTGCACCCGGCATTCCCCCCCTGATCCTGATAGCAGCTCCTCAGGAGGTTCGCACTGCGGCGCAATATTTGAGGCTGGCACGTTTGCGGGGGCTGGCATTCTTACCCAGTCCTGCAGTCAGTGCTTGAGAACAGAGGCTGATTTCAGAGGCTCTAAAAAAGAGATCAGAGAGGAAATTGCAAAGGCTGTATCGCCTGCATCCTATAAAGAAGAACGGACCAGGGGAGCCGCAAATAACAGAAAGAGATATCGTATGCAGCAAGCCATGAAACTCCTTGCCCAAATCGTCGACACAGAGTTCTCCCGAAAAGCAGAAAAAGATGGAGAAGCTGAAGAAAGCGAAGGAAGTGAAGAAAGCGGAGAGGCAAGGATCGCTGTTCAGTGGAATGCTGCTTCTATGAGGCTGTTTGATGATCTGCGTAACATCTATCAAAGCACCATCAGATGCGAATCATTAGGCACTATAATGCGAAGCAATATGTCGAAATTTGAACTGCTCTGCACAGTTACCAGCTTTGTCAAGACTTCAGAAGACGGTACTCATGACTTCAATGAACACAATTGTTACGTTGAAGGAACCCAAAGAGACAGGGGCGTGATATTCACCATCGCAGATTATGAAAATACCCTGATTACTGCCGGTTACTTCTTTCATGATCAGGGAGTGAGCTCTGTCTATTTGCTGGGTTCAGATGTGCCAATCAATATCAGATCAACAGAGCCATTACCTACAATGATCTTGAATCGCCTGGTTGAGGAGCTTATAAGGCTCAACATAATAGAAGATAACCAGACGACGATTAGACTTTACCAGAGACGCCAGAAGAGACCGCCGGAACAGTCTGAATAATGTCAAAACTGAGTGCCAGGCTATTACCGCCGCACTCTGCCTCAGATACATTGTGGCAGAGCACTAATTTCATCGTGCAGGGAATGCACGAAGATTTGTTCAGGAACGGTCAGGAAGCTGGTCTGTGTCATCGGCAGCTCTGGGTGAAGCTGTTTCGAGTGGAGTCGCTTCGGATGAAGTGCTGTCACTTCTTTCGTCCAGGTCATCTGGCTCATCAGAGCCGGAAGTCCAGACATCGTTATCTATTGTCTGACTCAGGAAGGGAAAGTGCTTACGATTAAAAACCGGTGTTTTTCCTGCCTGTAACTGCCGGTCATAATCTTTCAGCACTTGCAGTGCGGGACCTGACAGTAGAACAATAACCACCAGATTAATTAATGCCATAAGCCCCATGGAAAGGTCTGCCAGAATCCATACAGACTCCAGACTGCTAACAGCGCCCAGGTAAACCAGTAACACCACAGCCAGGCGGTATAAAAATAACAGTTTCCGGTTGTTCTTCATGAACATCAGGTTGGATTCGCCGTAGTAATAATTGGCGACAACCGATGTAAAACCAAACAGAATAACAGCACCGGTAATAAACCATGCCCCCCAGGGACCGACGATACTGCCCAGTGAAGCCTGAGTCAGTTGAATACCATTCAGGGTATTGCCGGTTTCCAGCTGGCCCGATAACAATACGATGGCAGCTGTTGCAGTGCAGATGACAATGGTGTCGATAAACACGCTGGTCATGGAAATAATACCCTGAGCTGCCGGGTGATGTGGCCAGGGTGTTGCGGTAGCGGCAGCATTTGGGCCGCTGCCCATACCTGCTTCGTTGGAGAACAGCCCCCGCTTTACCCCCTGCATAATGGCCTGGGCAACGGAGTAGCCAATCCCCCCGCCAACAGCCTGCTCAAGACCAAAGGCATGGCTGATAATCAGGGAAAAAACGGCAGGGATATCTTCCAGACGCATCAGGACGACGACCATTGCGATCAGGAAATAGCCCAGTGCCATAAATGGCACCACTATCTCTGCAAATCGGGTGATGGTATGAATGCCCCTGAAGATAATCAGGCTGGTGATCAGGGCAAAAAACAGCCCGATGTACTCGATGCTGATATCGGTGTAAACAGAAACGGATGCCGCCACCGAGTTCGCATGCACCATATTAAAGACAAAGCCAAAAGTAATCAGTAGCAGGGATGAAAACACTATGCCCAGCCAGCGTAATCCGAGAGCCTTTTGGATGTAGTAGGCGGGACCGCCACGGAAGGTACCATCGTTGTTATTGGTTTTATAAAGCTGGGCGAGCGTATTTTCTATGTAACTGGAAGACATGCCCAGCAGGGCCACTACCCACATCCAGAAAATAGCGCCCGGTCCCCCGATATAAATAGCGATAGCCACCCCGGCAAGATTACCAGTACCCACATGCGCCGCAAGGCTGGTACACAATGCCTGAAAGGAGGAAACTTCATTCTTTTCGGTGCGTCTGGAAGCAAACATGATTTTCCAGGCGTGAATGAAATGGCGAATCTGAACAAAGCGGCTACGCAGCGTAAAGTAGATACCTGCACCCAGCAGCAGGTAGATGAGAAGGTAGCCCCAGAGTACTGATGTGATGGCATTAATCATACTGCTCATAATGTATCCTGATATTTTAATGTCCGGGAAGCTTAGCAGATAGGATTTGGTCAATAGTTCAGGTGAGTTGAAAAGCCATACTGACAAATAGCGAACGATTATAAATATTCTTGCTATAGCTTCTAATTTTTATCAGACCTCATGGTTTCAACGACTATTGTTACCCGACTAACAATTAATATGCGTGCTGATTGAGATCATATCTTTATTGCAAGTCTGAGATTTCCAGAAGCATTTTGCCCTTGAATCCGGAGCTGAAGTTATTGTTCTCGTTGAAAGCTATGACAAATGGAAGAGCCGGAACCAGAGGGCCCGGGCCTTCATTTATGTATTCCGGAGGTTCTGGTTATGATGAGTTTTGGATGTGCCTTACTGGCGTTGTTGACGGGGTATGCCTTGTACGGCTCGGTGGTGGAAAAAGCGTTTGGTGCTGACCCTGCCCGCGCAACACCCGCTTATGAGTTAACAGACGGTGTTGACTTTGTTCCTTTAAGCTGGCCTAAAATCTTTCTGATCCAATTTCTTAATATTGCCGGGCTTGGTCCTATCTTCGGTGCCATTCTGGGCGCGCTGTATGGCCCGGCAGCTTTTATCTGGATTGTCTTTGGCTGTATTTTTGCCGGTGCGGTGCACGACTATTTCTCGGGCATGATGTCGCTTCGGCACGAGGGCAAGAGTATTCCGGAAGTGGTCGGTATTTATCTTGGCTCACGGGTTCGGCAGTTTATGAGGATTATGTCCATTGTATTGCTGCTGCTGGTCGGAGTGGTCTTTATGGTGGGGCCTGCCTCATTGCTGAGCAATCTGGGTTTTGACGGTGTGTTGGCGGACAAGTCATTCTGGCTGGCTGTCATTATTGGTTACTATTTCATTGCCACCATTCTGCCGGTCGACAAGCTGATTGCCAGAATCTACCCGCTGTTTGCGGTGGCGCTGTTATTTATGGCGGTGGGGATTGCTGTCATGCTGGTCATCAATGACCTGCCGGTGCCAGAAGTGGGAACGGCTTCCAACCACCCTGCCGGTTTGCCGGTCTGGCCGATGCTGTGTATCACCATAGCCTGTGGTGCCATCAGTGGCTTTCATGCGACTCAGTCACCTTTGATGGCGCGATGTATTCCCAATGAAACCGTTGGTCGGCGTATATTTTATGGTGCAATGGTGGCCGAAGGAATCGTAACGCTGATTTGGGCCGCTGCGGCCATGGCCTTTTTTCCGGATGGTATTGAAGGACTGTCGGAAGTTCTGGATAAAGGCGGCCCGTCACTGGTGGTCAATGAAGTGGCTATTGGGTTGATGGGCAGCCTTGGCGGTATGTTGGCCATCCTGGGGGTCATTGCCTGTCCGATTACCTCTGGTGATACGGCGTTCAGGAGCCTGAGACTGATTTTTGCTGATATGCTGAACATCCGTCAAATTCATATCTTCCACCGTCTGGTTCTGGCAGTTCCGGTTTTTCTGGCTGGCTACCTGTTGACGCTGGTCGACTTTTCAATTATCTGGCGTTATTTCGCCTTTTCCAACCAGGCACTGGCTACCGTTGTTTTGTGGACAGCTGCCGTTTATATGGTCACTCAGGACAGAAACTTCTGGATTCCTCTGGCTCCGGCTGTGTTTATGACCGGCGTGTGTTCAACCTATATTCTGATGGCTCCTGAAGGTCTTGCAGTATCTTCGACAGTGGCCTGGCCTGTCGGTTTACTGGTTGCCCTGATTTCAGGTCTGTTGTTTATTCTTAAAGTTTCTGGAAAGCGCCAGCAAAGGGAAGAAATAGTTCAGTGATTTGAAGACGACAATAATCTGGTATTCGCCTGTTGATCTCTCTATGATTTATCCGTGAGTAGTCGGGCGAATAATGCCTTGTGCGTCACTGTCGTGTATAAATCAAGGAAATAATAATTGCATCTTATGGCGATACTGTCTTTTTTTCTGGGTGCTGGTATCACCTGGCTGGTGATGTCCGGCTTATTATCCCAGATCATCATGCTACTGGTTCGTATCTGGATCCCTTCTCGCTCTGAAAAGGGTGTTATTGCTGACCAGTGGCTTCTTAATAGTGGTGTTTCCACGTCTTCCCGCTGGCGTCTTCTGGGTTATTGGCACGATACTGCCAGCTATCGTCAGGCTTCTTCAGAGCTCGCAGGTTTACTGGCCGACAAAGCCTGCCTGTCGAATCAGGACAAAGTGCTGGATATGGGCTTTACCAGTTATGACCAGTTACTGGTCTGGCTGGACTACTACCAGGTTGAAGCTCTTACAGCGGCTACAGAATCTGAACGAATTCTTGCTGACGCACATCACTACTGCGGTCACTTCAGCCAGTTAAATCTTGAGCGTGGCAGTGTCTCGATTATGCAGCGCCTTGAAGAAGGCTCTTTCGATAAAGTCCTGGCTCTGGACTGTGCTTACCATATGGAAAACAAGAACGCGTTTTTTCAACAAGCTCGACGGGTGCTGCGTCAGGGTGGTTCAGTGACTTTAACCGATATGATGTTGGCCCGGCCTTTTAAAGACCGCTTTGAGCAGCGACTGGTCACTCTGATGGCGAGAACCTGTGGCATCCCTGTAAAGGGGTTGTATGTGAAACAGGTTTATGAATCCATGCTGAACCGCTGTGGCTTTGAAGAAGTCCAGACGACCGATATCAGCGAAGACGTCCTTTCTGGCTTCTGTTTCTGGTTTTCTCAGCACTACGGGCAACTATCTTCAGTAACCCGCTCAAAGGTTTGGATTCGCCTCCGTCTGCTGGTCTGGTTTATTCGCTGGATGCAACACCGGGGATTGCTTCGATACCATCTGATTTCGGCAAGATAACAAGTTGTTCATAACTTCTCCCCTACAAGGTTATTCACACCATCTGTGGATAACTTTGTGATCATTTTTTGGATAGTTCCGCAGACTCGACTCCGTCTGGCATGATTTTATTTTTGTTCAAAAAATACTCAGTAATATGCCGGACTCAATCACAGGCTAATCATAACCAGCCCAAGCAGCAACAGCACAACGCCACAGCGCTTGGGTGCCGGAGCGCTTTCATGAAGCCAGAATACGCCCATTAACACTCCAATAGGGATGCTGGCCTGACGCAGCGCAACCACATAACCCACATTATCAAATCAAGCAAATATCAGGGAGGCTGACTTATTATTTCTTTTTGTTATTGGTCGATAAGTACAAGTATACGTACAATGAATGCAGTTAAAAAAACGTGTACGCCTGACTTGTGCCCATAACATGGAGATACACCTTATGGACGTAATGACCTACTCCGATTTTCGCAGTAACCTTGCCCGAACCATTGACCGGGTTAACGACAACCACAAACCAGTGCTTGTCACACGGCAGAATGGCAAACCAGCTGTGTTAATGTCGGTTGAAGACTACAACGCTTTTCAGGAAACCGCTTACCTGATGGCAAGCCCGAAAAATGCCCAGCGTCTGAGCGAGGCGATTCATCAGATTGAGTCTGGTCAATCCACGGATCACGGATTGATCGACGAATGATCCTGTCATGGGCGGATACTGCCTGGAGCGACTATCTCTACTGGCAGGATACCCATAAAAAGGTAGTTAAGCGCATCAATACTCTGATTCGGGATATTCAGCGCCAGCCCTTTACAGGCTTGGGTGATCCTGAACCTTTGAAGCACAACTGGTCTCGGTACTGGTCACGGCGCATTAACAGGGAACACAGGTTGGTTTACAAAGTTACAGACAGTGCGATTTTTATTGCCCAGTGCCGCTATCATTACTGAGTTATGGGGCTCATACTAAAGACATAAAAAAAGAGGGTTGAATCTCTTCAACCCTCTTTGATCGTATTGGTGGAGGCGGCGGGATTTGAACCCGCGTCCGCCGATTCGCAACCTTTGGCTCTACATGCTTAGATCCACCTTTAAATTTAACTCCGTAACGACCCAGTGGTCGGGGTTTTACAAAGCGATTCTCACTGGTTTTAGCCCGTCAGCCAGAGAACTGCTGAACGTGGCGAGTCCGCTTACGGTGACAGTCTGAAAAACCGGCCAGCGAACGAACCGGACAGACTGGAAGCTTCGTAGTGTTTAAGTACGATTAAGCTGCAAACTGCAGCTGAGCTTCGTTGTAGTTGTCTTGATTGGCAACTAAAAGGTTTGTAGTGTTTTGATTAACGAGAACCACTACGCCCTCGGCATGCACCTCAGGGTTTGATACCGTCGTCGAATCCGAATCGCCCCCGTCCCCTATTTATAGAGCAGACAGAGGCGAATCGCAATCAGAGTCTGCCAGAAAAACGCAGAGAGTAAGCATTGTCGCCTTCAGGCTGACCCAGAAACTCCAGTCCCTGTTTCATCTGGTCTGGCAACTCTTCACCCGGAGTCAGGGTGGCAGCCAGGTTAAAACTCATGTTCGGGCGCAGGGTAAACTGCCCTTCTGTGGCGATGTCGCTGGAAGACTGATTAACCGAAGCGGTCAGAGTACCGGCTTCACAGCTCAGGCGTGCGCCGGCATCACCCAGACGAACACCGCCAAACGGGCTGTTCAGCCTGCTGCGCTGCAAAGCGACCAGACCATCAAGATCCTGGCAACCCTCCTGAGTAAAGCTCATTGCCTGAACGTCCAGATTGATGTTGCCCAGTACGTCCACAACCACAAAATCAGGCATGGGGAACCGGGACTGCAACCATTGAGCGCTCACATCAACCGTGGTGTCAGTCAGGCTGACTTCAGAGGTGGTCGCCCGAACCGTGGCTTCTGCTGACACCGGTGATTGCAAATCCCCCACCGTAATGTCAGCTTCAATCGCCTGTCCCAGCAAAGCAGATGGCTTGATGTCCCAGTTCACGGAGGTCAGGGTAACGCTATTCACCGTCACTTCCCCAGCCTGCCCGGACCAGACCGTACCGCTGATATTACTGGCACTGACATTGTCCGGCACCGGAGCCATCTGGTAAACAAAAGCAGCGGGCAGGTTGACCACCAGAAAGAATCCCCAGGCCAGCAGACCCGTGAAGGTTAACCCAACAATCTTTTTAATCTTCATCCTTCACTCAGCTCCAGACGTTCAATGCTGACAATGCCGGGTAGCCGGGTCTGTTCAATACGCAGTTGCTCAATCACCACGCTGCTGCCCTGTTCAAGCTCAACCAGCCAGCCCATCAGCTGATCAAAAGAGGCATTAGCCAGGCTGACCTGCAAACGGTTCTGCTGTGTCCGCACACCCGTCACGCGCAAACCATGCTCACTGGCGCTACGATTAATTAACTGATCCAGCGGACTGTTCGGGCGTTCAGTGATCACTGCGCCTTTTTCCTGCAACCGCAGAATTTCGGCGGCCGTGCTTTTTACCCGGTTAAGCATTTGCTGATTCTTCATAACATCCTGTTGTGCCTGTTCATGCTTGTCCTGCACGGGTTGGACAATAACCATCCACACAATCCACACCAGTAATAAGGGAGCCGCAATGGCAATCAGCTGACGTTCCCGGGCTGAAATACCACTCCAGTAGGCTTTTGCCTGCTGTGACAGTTGGTTCAGTTGTTGAATGCCTCGTTGACTCATTGGTCGTTACTCCTGATCACCAGCGC
Above is a genomic segment from Endozoicomonas euniceicola containing:
- the ispA gene encoding (2E,6E)-farnesyl diphosphate synthase, with amino-acid sequence MTLKDYMTSCQQRVDDKLRQVIPASSDISLQLVEAMAYSVFNGGKRIRPVLAYAANRAVGGDHPCADAAACAVELIHAYSLVHDDLPAMDDDDLRRGKPTCHKAFDEATAILAGDALQTLAFETLCNPLLLPEGDYSAEYRLKQVRCLAEASGHGGMAGGQSKDLHSVGKPLTADQLQHMHNHKTGALIRASVQMGALSHRFTPVDQLEQLDHYAKAIGLAFQVQDDILDVVADTKTLGKQQGADLALDKPTYVSLMGLEEAKAYAQSLCDSAIEAIKDFDERASALRQLAQYIIRRSH
- a CDS encoding exodeoxyribonuclease VII small subunit — its product is MPEKNQGFAFEQSLSELESLVQQMESGDLTLEQSLKAFEKGVRLTRECQQALTEAEQTVQQLLDNNGQLETRPFETPKGEG
- a CDS encoding alanine/glycine:cation symporter family protein, with protein sequence MNEFIAPIIDSLNNLLYGSVLIYLLVGGGIFFTVRTRFFQFRRFGLAIKIMMGSRVTADKSQISPFQAFCTSLAARIGTGNMAGVAVAIYLGGAGAIFWMWVIALLGMATSLAENVLAQIYKTNNGDGTFRGGPAYYIEKALGQRWLGITFSVALIIAFGFAFNSVQANSIAAAFSGYGIEPAVVGIALAVGSALIIFGGIRSVSKVAELIVPVMALGYLTTAIIVVLMNITELPAVFSLIFRSAFGFESAAGGAIGAAVVNGVKRGLFSNEAGMGSSPNAAAAAHSTHPVNQGLMGILGVFLDTMVVCTATAAIILMSGMHESGLTGIELTQAALSSQVGSWGGHLVALAILLFAFTSIIANYYYGESNLRFINDSKGVLITYRIAVLAMVVWGSTGSLPTVWSFADVSMGIMALINMVAICVLSNIVIQVLKDYDEQLDNGMTPIFNRSKFPFLNKTMDKNVWQEHNNGSTTDSESIDVKPAFIAD
- a CDS encoding alanine/glycine:cation symporter family protein, which translates into the protein MSSMINAITSVLWGYLLIYLLLGAGIYFTLRSRFVQIRHFIHAWKIMFASRRTEKNEVSSFQALCTSLAAHVGTGNLAGVAIAIYIGGPGAIFWMWVVALLGMSSSYIENTLAQLYKTNNNDGTFRGGPAYYIQKALGLRWLGIVFSSLLLITFGFVFNMVHANSVAASVSVYTDISIEYIGLFFALITSLIIFRGIHTITRFAEIVVPFMALGYFLIAMVVVLMRLEDIPAVFSLIISHAFGLEQAVGGGIGYSVAQAIMQGVKRGLFSNEAGMGSGPNAAATATPWPHHPAAQGIISMTSVFIDTIVICTATAAIVLLSGQLETGNTLNGIQLTQASLGSIVGPWGAWFITGAVILFGFTSVVANYYYGESNLMFMKNNRKLLFLYRLAVVLLVYLGAVSSLESVWILADLSMGLMALINLVVIVLLSGPALQVLKDYDRQLQAGKTPVFNRKHFPFLSQTIDNDVWTSGSDEPDDLDERSDSTSSEATPLETASPRAADDTDQLPDRS
- a CDS encoding carbon starvation CstA family protein, which encodes MMSFGCALLALLTGYALYGSVVEKAFGADPARATPAYELTDGVDFVPLSWPKIFLIQFLNIAGLGPIFGAILGALYGPAAFIWIVFGCIFAGAVHDYFSGMMSLRHEGKSIPEVVGIYLGSRVRQFMRIMSIVLLLLVGVVFMVGPASLLSNLGFDGVLADKSFWLAVIIGYYFIATILPVDKLIARIYPLFAVALLFMAVGIAVMLVINDLPVPEVGTASNHPAGLPVWPMLCITIACGAISGFHATQSPLMARCIPNETVGRRIFYGAMVAEGIVTLIWAAAAMAFFPDGIEGLSEVLDKGGPSLVVNEVAIGLMGSLGGMLAILGVIACPITSGDTAFRSLRLIFADMLNIRQIHIFHRLVLAVPVFLAGYLLTLVDFSIIWRYFAFSNQALATVVLWTAAVYMVTQDRNFWIPLAPAVFMTGVCSTYILMAPEGLAVSSTVAWPVGLLVALISGLLFILKVSGKRQQREEIVQ
- a CDS encoding methyltransferase domain-containing protein, which translates into the protein MAILSFFLGAGITWLVMSGLLSQIIMLLVRIWIPSRSEKGVIADQWLLNSGVSTSSRWRLLGYWHDTASYRQASSELAGLLADKACLSNQDKVLDMGFTSYDQLLVWLDYYQVEALTAATESERILADAHHYCGHFSQLNLERGSVSIMQRLEEGSFDKVLALDCAYHMENKNAFFQQARRVLRQGGSVTLTDMMLARPFKDRFEQRLVTLMARTCGIPVKGLYVKQVYESMLNRCGFEEVQTTDISEDVLSGFCFWFSQHYGQLSSVTRSKVWIRLRLLVWFIRWMQHRGLLRYHLISAR
- a CDS encoding type II toxin-antitoxin system Phd/YefM family antitoxin: MQLKKRVRLTCAHNMEIHLMDVMTYSDFRSNLARTIDRVNDNHKPVLVTRQNGKPAVLMSVEDYNAFQETAYLMASPKNAQRLSEAIHQIESGQSTDHGLIDE
- a CDS encoding Txe/YoeB family addiction module toxin; the protein is MILSWADTAWSDYLYWQDTHKKVVKRINTLIRDIQRQPFTGLGDPEPLKHNWSRYWSRRINREHRLVYKVTDSAIFIAQCRYHY
- a CDS encoding type II secretion system protein N is translated as MKIKKIVGLTFTGLLAWGFFLVVNLPAAFVYQMAPVPDNVSASNISGTVWSGQAGEVTVNSVTLTSVNWDIKPSALLGQAIEADITVGDLQSPVSAEATVRATTSEVSLTDTTVDVSAQWLQSRFPMPDFVVVDVLGNINLDVQAMSFTQEGCQDLDGLVALQRSRLNSPFGGVRLGDAGARLSCEAGTLTASVNQSSSDIATEGQFTLRPNMSFNLAATLTPGEELPDQMKQGLEFLGQPEGDNAYSLRFSGRL
- a CDS encoding type II secretion system protein M, which gives rise to MSQRGIQQLNQLSQQAKAYWSGISARERQLIAIAAPLLLVWIVWMVIVQPVQDKHEQAQQDVMKNQQMLNRVKSTAAEILRLQEKGAVITERPNSPLDQLINRSASEHGLRVTGVRTQQNRLQVSLANASFDQLMGWLVELEQGSSVVIEQLRIEQTRLPGIVSIERLELSEG